A portion of the Oncorhynchus masou masou isolate Uvic2021 chromosome 11, UVic_Omas_1.1, whole genome shotgun sequence genome contains these proteins:
- the LOC135548705 gene encoding linker for activation of T-cells family member 2-like isoform X2: MIAIFSLQGAVLIIVSAASLSVFSAFCLWCRRKTKIIHEENQIYDPQIFQREGSRFAVMRSKTVTRPNQIIRELPPTPAEQTPQVVNEEQAKYQNVATAQMGSVEPTYVDPIPVLVYQNVNESANADTRESETDGDQYENVFPSIDTISRGSDGSDYENSEFLEQVKMGLEPLEDDEPDYVNDTD, encoded by the exons ATGATAGCCATCTTCAGCCTACAAGGAGCTGTCTTGATCATTGTGTCTGCGGCATCTCTCAGTGTCTTCTCTGCTTTCTGTCTGTGGTGCAGGAGGAAAACCA AAATAATACATGAAGAGAATCAAATTTATGACCCTCAAATATT CCAACGCGAAGGAAGCAGATTTGCAGTAATGCGATCTAAAACAG TCACACGACCCAACCAGATTATAAGAGAGCTGCCTCCAACACCAGC GGAACAAACACCACAAG TTGTGAATGAGGAGCAAGCAAAGTATCAAAATGTTGCAACAG CTCAGATGGGAAGCGTTGAACCAACATATGT AGATCCAATCCCAGTGTTAGTGTACCAGAATGTTAATGAGAGTGCTAATGCAGACACCAGAGAATCAGAAACGG ATGGTGATCAATATGAGAATGTTTTTCCATCTATTGATACAATCAGCCGGGGCTCTG ATGGCTCAGATTACGAGAACTCTGAATTCCTGGAGCAAGTGAAGATGGGGTTAGAACCGTTAGAGGATG ATGAACCAGATTACGTGAACGACACTGACTGA
- the LOC135548705 gene encoding uncharacterized protein LOC135548705 isoform X3: MTTLGMIAIFSLQGAVLIIVSAASLSVFSAFCLWCRRKTKIIHEENQIYDPQIFQREGSRFAVMRSKTVTRPNQIIRELPPTPAEQTPQAQMGSVEPTYVDPIPVLVYQNVNESANADTRESETDGDQYENVFPSIDTISRGSDGSDYENSEFLEQVKMGLEPLEDDEPDYVNDTD, translated from the exons ATGACAACATTGG GCATGATAGCCATCTTCAGCCTACAAGGAGCTGTCTTGATCATTGTGTCTGCGGCATCTCTCAGTGTCTTCTCTGCTTTCTGTCTGTGGTGCAGGAGGAAAACCA AAATAATACATGAAGAGAATCAAATTTATGACCCTCAAATATT CCAACGCGAAGGAAGCAGATTTGCAGTAATGCGATCTAAAACAG TCACACGACCCAACCAGATTATAAGAGAGCTGCCTCCAACACCAGC GGAACAAACACCACAAG CTCAGATGGGAAGCGTTGAACCAACATATGT AGATCCAATCCCAGTGTTAGTGTACCAGAATGTTAATGAGAGTGCTAATGCAGACACCAGAGAATCAGAAACGG ATGGTGATCAATATGAGAATGTTTTTCCATCTATTGATACAATCAGCCGGGGCTCTG ATGGCTCAGATTACGAGAACTCTGAATTCCTGGAGCAAGTGAAGATGGGGTTAGAACCGTTAGAGGATG ATGAACCAGATTACGTGAACGACACTGACTGA
- the LOC135548705 gene encoding linker for activation of T-cells family member 2-like isoform X1 encodes MTTLGMIAIFSLQGAVLIIVSAASLSVFSAFCLWCRRKTKIIHEENQIYDPQIFQREGSRFAVMRSKTVTRPNQIIRELPPTPAEQTPQVVNEEQAKYQNVATAQMGSVEPTYVDPIPVLVYQNVNESANADTRESETDGDQYENVFPSIDTISRGSDGSDYENSEFLEQVKMGLEPLEDDEPDYVNDTD; translated from the exons ATGACAACATTGG GCATGATAGCCATCTTCAGCCTACAAGGAGCTGTCTTGATCATTGTGTCTGCGGCATCTCTCAGTGTCTTCTCTGCTTTCTGTCTGTGGTGCAGGAGGAAAACCA AAATAATACATGAAGAGAATCAAATTTATGACCCTCAAATATT CCAACGCGAAGGAAGCAGATTTGCAGTAATGCGATCTAAAACAG TCACACGACCCAACCAGATTATAAGAGAGCTGCCTCCAACACCAGC GGAACAAACACCACAAG TTGTGAATGAGGAGCAAGCAAAGTATCAAAATGTTGCAACAG CTCAGATGGGAAGCGTTGAACCAACATATGT AGATCCAATCCCAGTGTTAGTGTACCAGAATGTTAATGAGAGTGCTAATGCAGACACCAGAGAATCAGAAACGG ATGGTGATCAATATGAGAATGTTTTTCCATCTATTGATACAATCAGCCGGGGCTCTG ATGGCTCAGATTACGAGAACTCTGAATTCCTGGAGCAAGTGAAGATGGGGTTAGAACCGTTAGAGGATG ATGAACCAGATTACGTGAACGACACTGACTGA